Part of the Henckelia pumila isolate YLH828 chromosome 2, ASM3356847v2, whole genome shotgun sequence genome is shown below.
gttgttttttgatTCTTCAAGAAGTGAAAAATGTGTGAATTTGCATGACTTACCATCCTGAAGCGAGCTCCAATCAAGAAGTTTGTTTACATTTTCTATTTTGATTGAATAGAATATATTAACTGATTATTAATAACACACATTGCTGATTTGTCATTTATAAGTGATATACTTGAGCTGAAAACTTTTAGTTGAAATTTCTTGTGTATACCAAGGATGTTAATTTGAACCAAGTTTTTGGGATTTATCTACTTCTTGTTGCTGTAGTGCTGATGACTGTTCACTCATCCACCATGACATCTGCTGTTTCAACATCTAGAGGGATACTTCCACCTGCAGGATATGGTGGTCATGATGCATCTATAGACGTGGTTTCTGGCCCTCTTATGCAATCTGATTCGGAGTTTAATGACAATGATAATACAGAGTTATATTCTGTGTCTTGGAATCAGGATTATGGTTGCTTTGCCGCTGGCACGAGTCATGGCTTTCGTATATACAACTGCGATCCTTTCAAAGAAACCTTCAGGCGTGATCTAAAAAGTGGTGGATTTAAGATAGTTGAAATGTTGTTTCGTTGCAATATTTTAGCTCTCGTTGGCAGTAGTGCCAATGCTCAATACCCTCCAAATAAAGTTATTATTTGGGATGATCATCAAAGCCGGTGCATCGGTGAATTTTCCTTCAGATCTGAGGTTCGTGCTGTTAAACTAAGACGGGATCGTGTTGTCGTTGTTCTTGAGCACAAGATATATGTTTATAATTTTATGGATCTGAAACTTCTTCATCAAATAGAGACCTTGTCAAATCCCCGGGGAATTTGCTGCCTGTCACATCACCTTAATACATCTGTGTTGGCTTGCCCAGGTCTGCGACGAGGACAGGTGCGGGTCGAACATTTCGGTCTGAATATGACAAAATTAATCAATGCTCATGATTCTAAGATTTCTTGTTTGACCTTGACCATGGATGGGCTTCTTCTTGCCACTGCAAGCATGAGAGGCACTCTGATAAGAATTTTCAACACTATGGATGGAACTCGATTACAGGAGGTAATAATTTTTTGTGAATCTCACGAGTATGTTAAGGTAGCAAATGCATGACACAATATAATTGAGACCTGTGCATCAAGTACCAACTCTTTGTTACACATCTTCCATTAAGTACTTACCTGTGCATTAAGTATCGAACAATTCTCTTCCCATTGCTACTCACGATCATTCACAATTTTGTGGAAATGTGGTCCCTTCT
Proteins encoded:
- the LOC140879478 gene encoding autophagy-related protein 18d-like isoform X1, yielding MTVHSSTMTSAVSTSRGILPPAGYGGHDASIDVVSGPLMQSDSEFNDNDNTELYSVSWNQDYGCFAAGTSHGFRIYNCDPFKETFRRDLKSGGFKIVEMLFRCNILALVGSSANAQYPPNKVIIWDDHQSRCIGEFSFRSEVRAVKLRRDRVVVVLEHKIYVYNFMDLKLLHQIETLSNPRGICCLSHHLNTSVLACPGLRRGQVRVEHFGLNMTKLINAHDSKISCLTLTMDGLLLATASMRGTLIRIFNTMDGTRLQEVRRGVDKADIYSIALSPNVQWLAVSSDKGTVHLFSLRVRVVGEDSSIASAAAKGFFSQNSSNSLDPLISPSTGANPGSSLSFMKGVLPKYFSSEWSFAQLHLPECTPFIAAFGSQNSVIIVGMDGSFHRCSFDPANGGLMVQQECTRFLKTETSAPPS
- the LOC140879478 gene encoding autophagy-related protein 18d-like isoform X2, whose protein sequence is MTVHSSTMTSAVSTSRGILPPAGYGGHDASIDVVSGPLMQSDSEFNDNDNTELYSVSWNQDYGCFAAGTSHGFRIYNCDPFKETFRRDLKSGGFKIVEMLFRCNILALVGSSANAQYPPNKVIIWDDHQSRCIGEFSFRSEVRAVKLRRDRVVVVLEHKIYVYNFMDLKLLHQIETLSNPRGICCLSHHLNTSVLACPGLRRGQVRVEHFGLNMTKLINAHDSKISCLTLTMDGLLLATASMRGTLIRIFNTMDGTRLQEVRRGVDKADIYSIALSPNVQWLAVSSDKGVLPKYFSSEWSFAQLHLPECTPFIAAFGSQNSVIIVGMDGSFHRCSFDPANGGLMVQQECTRFLKTETSAPPS